In the genome of Sphingopyxis sp. MWB1, the window AGGCGTTTGAAAGCCGGGTCGCGATTTTCCACCAGCGCTATTCAACCAATACATTTCCGCAATGGTGGCTGGCCCAGCCGTTCCGTTGCCTCGCCCATAATGGCGAGGTGAATACGGTTCGCGGTAACAAGAACTGGATGAAAAGCCACGAGATCAAGATGGCGAGCCTCGCCTTTGGTGAGCATTCGGAAGATATCAAGCCGGTGATCCCGGCGGGCGCCTCGGACACCGCTGCGCTCGATGCCGTGTTCGAGGCGCTATGCCGCGCGGGGCGCGACGCGCCAACCGCCAAGCTGATCCTGGTTCCCGAAGCCTGGGGCGGCGACAGCGACCTGCCCGAAAGCCACCGGGCGATGTACAGTTTTCTGGCGAGCGTGATGGAGCCATGGGACGGCCCCGCCGCGCTGGCGATGACCGATGGCCGCTGGGCCGTCGCCGGGATGGACCGCAATGCGCTGCGCCCGCTGCGCTATTCGTTGACCGCCGACAATCTGCTCGTCGTCGGATCGGAAAGCGGCATGGTGCTGCTGCCCGAGGCGAGCCTGCGCAAAAAGGGCCGGCTGGGGCCGGGCCAGATGATTGCGGTCGACCTGGAAAATGGCCGGGTTTACGAGGATCGCGAGATCAAGGACGAAGTTGCCGGGCGGCAGGATTATGGCGCGCGGGTCAAGGGCTTTCGCACCATGGCCGACCTGCCCGCCGCCGGGAAAACCAGCGTTGGCGACTGGGACCGCGACGAATTGCTGCGCCGCCAGGTCGCCGCCGGGCTGACGATGGAGGATATGGAGCTGATCCTGTCCCCCATGGTCGAGGATGCCAAGGAAGCCATTGGCTCGATGGGCGATGATACGCCGCTCGCAGTGATTTCGGACAAGCCGCGCCATGTCGCGCAATTTTTCCGGCAGAATTTCAGCCAGGTCACCAATCCACCGATCGACAGCTTGCGCGAGCGGCATGTGATGAGCCTGAAAACGCGCTTTTCCAACCTCGCCAACATCCTCGACGAACAGGGGCAGAGCGAACATGTTCTGGTGATCGATTCGCCCGTGCTCGTGGGCGATGACTGGGACCGGCTGCGCGCTTATTTCGGCGATGCGGTCGCCGATATCGACTGCACTTTCCCTGCGGGAAGCGACCCTGCCGCGCTGCGCGAAGCCATCACCCGCATCCGCCGGGAGGCCGAGGATGCGGTGCGCGCGGGACGCAGCGAGCTGTTCCTGAGCGACGAGAAGATCGGCAAGGACCGCGTCGGCATGGCGATGGTGCTGGCCGCTGCGGCGGTGCACACCCACCTCGTGCGCAAGGGGCTACGCAGCTATGCCTCGATCAATGTGCGGTCGGCCGAAGTGCTCGACACCCACGGTTTTGCGGTGCTGGTCGGGGTCGGCGCGACGACGGTTCACGCCTATCTGGCCGAAGCCGCCATCGCCGACCGCCATGCGCGCGGCCTGTTCGGCCGCGAATTGCCGCTGATCGAATGCCGCCAGCGTTTCCGCAAGGCGATTGACGACGGCCTTCTCAAAATCCTTGCGAAGATGGGGATCGCCGTCATCTCCAGCTATCGCGGCGGCTATAATTTCGAGGCGGTGGGGCTGAGCCGCGCGCTGGTCAACGACCTGTTCCCCGGAATGCCCGCGAAAATTTCGGGCGAAGGCTATCAGTCGCTGTTCATCAATGCGACCGACAAGCATAGCGCGGCCTTTGACAGCCGGGTCACCACCCTCCCCATCGGCGGTTTCTATCGCCAGCGCGCGGGCGGCGAGGCGCATGCCTATTCGGCGCAGCTGATGCACCTGCTCCAGACAGCGGTCGCGACCGACAGCTATTCGACCTATTTGCAATTTTCGCGCGGGGTCGCCGACCTGCCGCCCGTTTATCTGCGCGATCTGATGGAGTTCAACTATCCCCAGCAAGGCGTGCCGCTGGAAAGCGTCGAGGCGATTACCGAGATCCGCAAGCGCTTTGTCACCCCCGGCATGTCGCTGGGCGCGCTGTCGCCCGAAGCGCATGAAACGCTGGCGATTGCGATGAACCGCATCGGCGCCAAGGCGGTGTCGGGCGAAGGCGGCGAGGACAGCGCGCGCTATCAGCCCTATGCCAATGGCGATAATGCCAACAGCAATATCAAGCAGGTCGCCTCGGGACGCTTTGGCGTGACCGCCGAATATCTGGGCGCGTGCGACGAGATTGAGATCAAGGTGGCCCAAGGCGCCAAGCCCGGCGAAGGCGGGCAGCTTCCCGGTTTCAAGGTCACCGAGTTTATCGCGCGGCTGCGCCATTCGACGCCGGGGGTGACGCTGATCAGCCCGCCGCCGCACCATGATATCTACTCGATCGAGGATCTGGCGCAGTTGATCTATGACCTGAAGCAGATCAACCCCAAGGCGCGGGTGTGCGTGAAGCTGGTCAGTTCAGCCGGCATCGGCACCGTCGCCGCCGGGGTCGCCAAGGCGCACGCCGACGTCATTCTGGTGGCGGGCAATACGGGCGGCACCGGCGCCAGCCCGCAGACGAGCATCAAATATGCGGGCACCCCGTGGGAAATGGGATTGTCCGAGGTCAATCAGGTGCTGACCCTCAACCGCCTGCGCCACCGCGTGCGGCTGCGCACCGACGGCGGGCTGAAGACCGGGCGCGATATCGTCATCGCCGCGATTTTGGGGGCCGAGGAGTTCGGCATCGGCACGCTGAGCCTGGTGGCCATGGGCTGCATCATGGTGCGCCAATGCCATTCGAACACCTGCCCCGTGGGCGTGTGCACGCAGGATGAGAAGCTGCGCGCCAAATTCACCGGATCGCCTGAAAAGGTCGTCAATCTGATGACCTTCATCGCCGAGGAGGTGCGCGAAATTCTCGCCAAGCTGGGATACCGCAGCCTTGATGAAGTGATCGGCCGCACCGAATTGCTGCGGCAGGTCAGCCGCGGGGCCGAGCATCTCGACGATCTCGACCTCAACCCGCTGCTCGCCAAGGTCGATGCACCCGACGATCAGCGCCGTTCGCAAGGACCTCATTTCCGCAATCCGGTGCCCGACAGCCTGGACGCACAGATTTTGGTCGATGCCAAGCCGCTGTTCGAGCGCGGCGAGCGGATGCAGCTGACCTATAATGTTCGCAACACCCACCGTGCGGTCGGCACCCGCCTGTCGGCGGAAGTGACCCAGCGCTTCGGGATGCGGAGCCTGGCCGACGACCATGTGCAGGTGCGGCTGCGCGGGACGGCGGGCCAGTCGCTGGGCGCCTTTCTGTGCCAGGGCATTACGCTGGAAGTGTTCGGCGACGCCAATGACTATGTCGGCAAGGGCCTGTCAGGCGGGCGGATCATCGTGCGCCCCACCGTGTCGAGCCCGCTGGTCAGCCAGCATAACAGCATCGTCGGTAACACCGTCCTCTATGGCGCGACGGCGGGCACGCTGCTCGCCGCTGGACAGGCGGGCGAGCGCTTCGCGGTCCGCAATTCGGGCGCCAATGTCGTCGTCGAAGGATGCGGCGCCAATGGCTGTGAATATATGACCGGCGGAACGGCGGTGATATTGGGTCCGGTGGGGTCCAACTTTGGCGCGGGCATGACGGGCGGCATGGCTTTCGTCCTCGACAGCGACGACAGTTTTGAACGCCACGCCAACCCCGAATCGATCGTCTGGCAACGGCTGGACAGCGCCCATTGGGAAGGCGTGCTGAAGACGCTGGTCGCCGACCATGCCAAGGCGACGGGCAGCCGCTGGTCCGCCGAAATATTGGCCGACTGGGACCGCTGGCGGATGCGTTTCTGGCAAATCTGCCCCAAGGAAATGCTGAGCCGTATCGCGCATCCGCTGAGCGATGCCGAAGCCGAGGTGGTTGCGGCGGAATAGGCCGCAAGCCGCTGCGTCCGGTAAGAGCGCGGGCTGGAGATGGCTTCGCCCGGCTTTGCCGGGCTCGCCATGACGGTGGTTTAACCGACGCAAAAAAGGGGCCCGCATATGCGGACCCCTTTTCGCTGGCGGCTACGCGACTTTAAGAGAAAGTCGGATATGCAGCGCCAGATAGCCAAGGGCTAAGCCTCAACAATTGTTATTTTTCCGTGCCGGGCTCGCCCGTCTTGGGAAGCTTGCCGTCTTCGATCCGGCCTTCGTTGCGAAAGTCGCGGCCTTCCTGCGCCTTGCGCTTTGCTTCAGGGGAATCGCCATGTTCATAGGACTCTTCCTTCATATAGCCTGCAGCTTCTTTCATCTTTCCTTCGATACTCATCTTCATTCTCCTTTCGTCTTTATCATTTCTATCCGATCAACCGACGACATCGGATGGAGTTGCGCGGTTCGTCGCAATTTTATCTTTTGCGTGACGCGCAACTTCCGCCGCGACTGGGGGTTTGGGGCGGATGACAGCCACCCCCTCTGCCACCGAGCACCGCGACCTTCGCACCGGGCGCTCACTGTGGCTTGACCGGCGGCGTCCTCCGCTGGTGATCGAAACGCTGGACAAGGCGCTGTCGTGCGAATTGCTGGTGATTGGCGCGGGCATTTCCGGCGCGCTGATCGCCGAGCAGATGAGCGATGCGGGGCTGGACGTTGCCATCGTTGACCGGCGCGGGCCGGTGAAGGGATCGACCGCCGCCT includes:
- the gltB gene encoding glutamate synthase large subunit, whose amino-acid sequence is MTHYPTPDHARLAETGMYRPDMESDACGVGMVAATDGKASRRVVEAAIEALRAVWHRGAVDADGMTGDGAGIHVDLPIRFFDDAIAASGHVVRPNRLAVGMIFLPRTDLNAQEECRTIVESEIIDAGFTIYGWRQVPVDVSVIGDKAQRTRPEIEQIMIAGPLPEDQSIDEFEKQLYLVRRRIEKKVVAAQIHDFYICSLSARSIIYKGLFLAESLADFYPDLTNKAFESRVAIFHQRYSTNTFPQWWLAQPFRCLAHNGEVNTVRGNKNWMKSHEIKMASLAFGEHSEDIKPVIPAGASDTAALDAVFEALCRAGRDAPTAKLILVPEAWGGDSDLPESHRAMYSFLASVMEPWDGPAALAMTDGRWAVAGMDRNALRPLRYSLTADNLLVVGSESGMVLLPEASLRKKGRLGPGQMIAVDLENGRVYEDREIKDEVAGRQDYGARVKGFRTMADLPAAGKTSVGDWDRDELLRRQVAAGLTMEDMELILSPMVEDAKEAIGSMGDDTPLAVISDKPRHVAQFFRQNFSQVTNPPIDSLRERHVMSLKTRFSNLANILDEQGQSEHVLVIDSPVLVGDDWDRLRAYFGDAVADIDCTFPAGSDPAALREAITRIRREAEDAVRAGRSELFLSDEKIGKDRVGMAMVLAAAAVHTHLVRKGLRSYASINVRSAEVLDTHGFAVLVGVGATTVHAYLAEAAIADRHARGLFGRELPLIECRQRFRKAIDDGLLKILAKMGIAVISSYRGGYNFEAVGLSRALVNDLFPGMPAKISGEGYQSLFINATDKHSAAFDSRVTTLPIGGFYRQRAGGEAHAYSAQLMHLLQTAVATDSYSTYLQFSRGVADLPPVYLRDLMEFNYPQQGVPLESVEAITEIRKRFVTPGMSLGALSPEAHETLAIAMNRIGAKAVSGEGGEDSARYQPYANGDNANSNIKQVASGRFGVTAEYLGACDEIEIKVAQGAKPGEGGQLPGFKVTEFIARLRHSTPGVTLISPPPHHDIYSIEDLAQLIYDLKQINPKARVCVKLVSSAGIGTVAAGVAKAHADVILVAGNTGGTGASPQTSIKYAGTPWEMGLSEVNQVLTLNRLRHRVRLRTDGGLKTGRDIVIAAILGAEEFGIGTLSLVAMGCIMVRQCHSNTCPVGVCTQDEKLRAKFTGSPEKVVNLMTFIAEEVREILAKLGYRSLDEVIGRTELLRQVSRGAEHLDDLDLNPLLAKVDAPDDQRRSQGPHFRNPVPDSLDAQILVDAKPLFERGERMQLTYNVRNTHRAVGTRLSAEVTQRFGMRSLADDHVQVRLRGTAGQSLGAFLCQGITLEVFGDANDYVGKGLSGGRIIVRPTVSSPLVSQHNSIVGNTVLYGATAGTLLAAGQAGERFAVRNSGANVVVEGCGANGCEYMTGGTAVILGPVGSNFGAGMTGGMAFVLDSDDSFERHANPESIVWQRLDSAHWEGVLKTLVADHAKATGSRWSAEILADWDRWRMRFWQICPKEMLSRIAHPLSDAEAEVVAAE